From the Primulina tabacum isolate GXHZ01 chromosome 3, ASM2559414v2, whole genome shotgun sequence genome, one window contains:
- the LOC142539729 gene encoding ultraviolet-B receptor UVR8-like isoform X2 — MCRFGPHLALLDKLMYIAGNAVCSWGRGEDGQLGHGDADDRFSPTYLIGLDGKEIVSVSCGADHTTAYSESQTQVYSWGWGDFGRLGHGNSSDLFSPQPIKALQGLQIKQIACGDSHCLAVTMEGEVQSWGRNQNGQLGLGNTKDSLVPRKIEAFQGISIKMVAAGAEHTAAVTEEGELYGWGWGRYGNLGLGDRDDRLVPGIVSSVEGEKMVLVACGWRHTISVSSSGSLYTYGWSKYGQLGHGDFEDHLIPHKLESLGGNCISQISGGWRHTMALATDGKLYGWGWNKFGQLGVGDNIDHCSPVQVTFPLDQKVEKISCGWRHTLAVTERQNVFSWGRGTNGQLGHGDSVDLNIPKILVALSRDGSSGQHLEISKVDASSEKSWVSPTERYAVVPDENVQEQQAGLFGHNISDVNVPAYDVKRMKISDNQNL, encoded by the exons ATGTGCCGGTTCGGTCCCCACTTGGCTTTACTTGATAAATTGATGTACATAG CTGGTAATGCCGTTTGTTCATGGGGAAGAGGTGAAGATGGACAGTTAGGGCATGGAGATGCAGATGATCGGTTTTCTCCCACTTACTTGATTGGATTGGATGGTAAGGAAATTGTGTCTGTGTCTTGTGGAGCTGACCATACAACTGCTTACTCGGAGTCACAAACACAAGTATATAGCTGGGGATG GGGTGATTTTGGAAGGTTAGGCCATGGAAACTCGAGCGACTTGTTTTCTCCTCAACCAATCAAAGCCTTACAAGGCTTACAGATCAAGCAAATTGCTTGTGGGGACAGCCATTGTTTGGCGGTGACAATGGAAGGCGAGGTTCAGAG TTGGGGAAGGAATCAAAATGGTCAACTGGGGCTCGGGAACACAAAGGATTCACTTGTACCCAGGAAGATTGAAGCTTTCCag GGAATATCTATTAAAATGGTTGCTGCTGGTGCTGAACATACAGCTGCAGTAACAGAAGAGGGTGAGCTTTATGGTTGGGGCTGGGGTCGATACGGTAATTTGGGATTAGGTGATAGAGATGACCGTTTAGTACCAGGGATAGTTTCATCTGTGGAG GGTGAAAAGATGGTTTTGGTAGCATGTGGATGGCGACATACTATATCAGTCTCCTCTTCTGGTAGTTTGTATACTTACGGATGGAGCAAATATGGACAACTCGGACACGGGGATTTTGAGGATCATTTAATCCCTCATAAGCTGGAATCCTTGGGTGGAAATTGTATTTCTCAA ATATCGGGAGGTTGGAGACATACGATGGCACTGGCAACAGATGGAAAACTCTATGGTTGGGGTTGGAATAAG TTTGGACAACTTGGCGTTGGCGACAATATAGACCATTGCTCACCCGTACAAGTCACATTTCCACTTGATCAG AAAGTTGAGAAAATCTCATGCGGTTGGAGGCATACCCTTGCTGTCACTGAAAGGCAAAATGTCTTCTCGTGGGGAAGGGGTACTAATGGTCAACTCGGCCATGGCGACTCTGTTGACTT AAATATTCCAAAAATTTTAGTGGCCTTAAGTAGAGATGGATCAAGTGGACAACACTTAGAAATCTCAAAAGTCGACGCATCATCAG AAAAATCTTGGGTTTCCCCAACAGAGAGATATGCAGTTGTTCCTGATGAAAAT GTTCAAGAACAGCAAGCTGGGCTATTTGGCCACAACATAAGTGACGTAAATGTCCCTGCCTACGACGTGAAGAGGATGAAGATATCAGATAACCAAAACTTGTGA
- the LOC142539731 gene encoding protein PSK SIMULATOR 1-like isoform X1 codes for MGGRSSKQSSKKNPYAGSNTGQEKQYSLRQKRRNTMEEGQILVKESEKSSATHGNVSNEDFYDGIPQYKRSSLSHKSRSLRVSEVSSLLGRAGSVGLGRAVEVLDTLGSSMTNFNSSHGFVSGASTKNNELSILAFEVANTIVKGSNLMHSLSKRSIRKLKDLVLPAESVQHLISTDEDKLLKIVAADKREELKVFLEEVVRFGNQCKDPQWHNLDRFFEKRSDRNPQKLSREVAESVMQQLMTSVQLTAELYQEQHELERFEQDYLHRRLEELKHSASQKGGDRDYNLTIMAAELKSQKKLVKNLKKKSLWSRRMEEVMGQLVDTVLFLNNEINNTLGNPAVAEGGGPENVSRSSQQTLGDAGIALHYANIILQIDSIVARSSSMSPNSRDTLYQSLPPNVKTSLRSKLQCFKIEEELTVTEIKDEMEKMLSWLVPTATNTAKAHHGFGWVGEWANTGSEQNRRTAAPIDVMKIETLQHADWQKTETYILDLLLWLNYLVSRSKSRPEVIGIAKITPRDESEEQTIHMKNDSVSSPSLCKDDQEVILDKNDIGLGDDIHLDVIDRVEIEL; via the exons ATGGGAGGGCGGAGTTCAAAGCAgtcttcaaaaaaaaatcctTACGCAGGCAGTAACACAGGTCAAGAAAAGCAGTATTCTCTGAGGCAGAAACGGCGAAATACAATGGAGGAGGGTCAAATATTAGTGAAAGAATCCGAGAAATCGTCAGCTACACATGGAAATGTCAGTAATGAAGATTTTTATGATGGGATTCCCCAGTATAAGAGGAGTAGTTTATCCCACAAATCAAGATCATTAAgg GTTTCAGAAGTGAGTTCTCTTTTGGGTAGAGCAGGCAGTGTTGGCCTTGGAAGGGCTGTTGAAGTTTTAGACACACTAGGAAGTAGTATGACCAATTTTAACTCAAGCCACGGTTTTGTTTCTGGAGCATCAACCAAAAACAATGAACTCTCAATCCTGGCATTCGAGGTTGCCAATACGATCGTTAAGGGATCAAACCTTATGCATTCGCTTTCAAAGCGAAGCATACGAAAACTAAAAGACTTAGTGCTTCCTGCAGAGAGTGTTCAACATTTAATATCAACAGACGAGGATAAACTTTTGAAGATTGTTGCCGCAGACAAGAG GGAGGAGCTGAAAGTTTTCTTGGAAGAAGTAGTTCGCTTTGGAAATCAATGTAAAGATCCACAGTGGCATAATTTGGACCGCTTCTTTGAGAA ACGTAGCGATCGTAATCCCCAGAAGCTCTCGAGAGAAGTAGCAGAATCTGTGATGCAGCAACTGATGACTTCAGTTCAACTTACAGCC GAGCTATACCAGGAACAGCATGAAttagaaagatttgaacaagaTTATCTTCACAGGCGTCTGGAAGAGCTTAAACACAGTGCTTCACAAAAAGGTG GGGATAGGGACTACAACCTAACAATTATGGCAGCAGAATTGAAAAGCCAAAAGAAGCTagtgaaaaatttaaaaaagaagTCACTTTGGTCCAGAAGAATGGAAGAG GTTATGGGGCAGCTTGTAGATACTGTGCTATTCTTGAACAATGAAATAAACAATACGCTGGGCAATCCAG CAGTGGCAGAAGGCGGAGGACCAGAAAATGTGTCGCGCAGTAGCCAGCAGACATTGGGGGATGCTGGAATTGCGTTACATTATGCTAATATAATTCTCCAAATTGATTCGATT GTAGCTCGTTCGAGTTCGATGTCTCCAAACTCCAGGGACACTTTGTATCAGAGCTTGCCACCAAATGTCAAAACTTCTTTGCGATCCAAATTACAGTGTTTcaaaatcgaggaggag CTCACTGTGACAGAAATCAAAGATGAGATGGAAAAGATGTTGAGCTGGCTTGTTCCTACTGCTACAAACACAGCCAA AGCTCATCATGGCTTTGGTTGGGTTGGAGAGTGGGCCAACACAGG CTCGGAACAGAATCGCAGGACAGCTGCTCCAATCGATGTTATGAAAATCGAGACACTACAGCACGCAGATTGGCAGAAAACAGAAACTTACATTCTTGATCTCTTGTTGTGGTTAAATTATTTGGTTAGCCGATCCAAATCTAGGCCCGAGGTCATTGGCATCGCAAAGATAACCCCTCGCGATGAATCAGAAGAACAAACAATTCACATGAAAAACGATTCAGTTTCATCACCATCTTTGTGCAAGGACGATCAAGAGGTGATACTTGACAAAAATGACATTGGACTTGGTGATGATATACATTTGGATGTGATTGATAGAGTTGAGATCGAGTTATAG
- the LOC142539731 gene encoding protein PSK SIMULATOR 1-like isoform X4, producing MGGRSSKQSSKKNPYAGSNTGQEKQYSLRQKRRNTMEEGQILVKESEKSSATHGNVSNEDFYDGIPQYKRSSLSHKSRSLRVSEVSSLLGRAGSVGLGRAVEVLDTLGSSMTNFNSSHGFVSGASTKNNELSILAFEVANTIVKGSNLMHSLSKRSIRKLKDLVLPAESVQHLISTDEDKLLKIVAADKREELKVFLEEVVRFGNQCKDPQWHNLDRFFEKRSDRNPQKLSREVAESVMQQLMTSVQLTAELYQEQHELERFEQDYLHRRLEELKHSASQKGDRDYNLTIMAAELKSQKKLVKNLKKKSLWSRRMEEVMGQLVDTVLFLNNEINNTLGNPVAEGGGPENVSRSSQQTLGDAGIALHYANIILQIDSIVARSSSMSPNSRDTLYQSLPPNVKTSLRSKLQCFKIEEELTVTEIKDEMEKMLSWLVPTATNTAKAHHGFGWVGEWANTGSEQNRRTAAPIDVMKIETLQHADWQKTETYILDLLLWLNYLVSRSKSRPEVIGIAKITPRDESEEQTIHMKNDSVSSPSLCKDDQEVILDKNDIGLGDDIHLDVIDRVEIEL from the exons ATGGGAGGGCGGAGTTCAAAGCAgtcttcaaaaaaaaatcctTACGCAGGCAGTAACACAGGTCAAGAAAAGCAGTATTCTCTGAGGCAGAAACGGCGAAATACAATGGAGGAGGGTCAAATATTAGTGAAAGAATCCGAGAAATCGTCAGCTACACATGGAAATGTCAGTAATGAAGATTTTTATGATGGGATTCCCCAGTATAAGAGGAGTAGTTTATCCCACAAATCAAGATCATTAAgg GTTTCAGAAGTGAGTTCTCTTTTGGGTAGAGCAGGCAGTGTTGGCCTTGGAAGGGCTGTTGAAGTTTTAGACACACTAGGAAGTAGTATGACCAATTTTAACTCAAGCCACGGTTTTGTTTCTGGAGCATCAACCAAAAACAATGAACTCTCAATCCTGGCATTCGAGGTTGCCAATACGATCGTTAAGGGATCAAACCTTATGCATTCGCTTTCAAAGCGAAGCATACGAAAACTAAAAGACTTAGTGCTTCCTGCAGAGAGTGTTCAACATTTAATATCAACAGACGAGGATAAACTTTTGAAGATTGTTGCCGCAGACAAGAG GGAGGAGCTGAAAGTTTTCTTGGAAGAAGTAGTTCGCTTTGGAAATCAATGTAAAGATCCACAGTGGCATAATTTGGACCGCTTCTTTGAGAA ACGTAGCGATCGTAATCCCCAGAAGCTCTCGAGAGAAGTAGCAGAATCTGTGATGCAGCAACTGATGACTTCAGTTCAACTTACAGCC GAGCTATACCAGGAACAGCATGAAttagaaagatttgaacaagaTTATCTTCACAGGCGTCTGGAAGAGCTTAAACACAGTGCTTCACAAAAAG GGGATAGGGACTACAACCTAACAATTATGGCAGCAGAATTGAAAAGCCAAAAGAAGCTagtgaaaaatttaaaaaagaagTCACTTTGGTCCAGAAGAATGGAAGAG GTTATGGGGCAGCTTGTAGATACTGTGCTATTCTTGAACAATGAAATAAACAATACGCTGGGCAATCCAG TGGCAGAAGGCGGAGGACCAGAAAATGTGTCGCGCAGTAGCCAGCAGACATTGGGGGATGCTGGAATTGCGTTACATTATGCTAATATAATTCTCCAAATTGATTCGATT GTAGCTCGTTCGAGTTCGATGTCTCCAAACTCCAGGGACACTTTGTATCAGAGCTTGCCACCAAATGTCAAAACTTCTTTGCGATCCAAATTACAGTGTTTcaaaatcgaggaggag CTCACTGTGACAGAAATCAAAGATGAGATGGAAAAGATGTTGAGCTGGCTTGTTCCTACTGCTACAAACACAGCCAA AGCTCATCATGGCTTTGGTTGGGTTGGAGAGTGGGCCAACACAGG CTCGGAACAGAATCGCAGGACAGCTGCTCCAATCGATGTTATGAAAATCGAGACACTACAGCACGCAGATTGGCAGAAAACAGAAACTTACATTCTTGATCTCTTGTTGTGGTTAAATTATTTGGTTAGCCGATCCAAATCTAGGCCCGAGGTCATTGGCATCGCAAAGATAACCCCTCGCGATGAATCAGAAGAACAAACAATTCACATGAAAAACGATTCAGTTTCATCACCATCTTTGTGCAAGGACGATCAAGAGGTGATACTTGACAAAAATGACATTGGACTTGGTGATGATATACATTTGGATGTGATTGATAGAGTTGAGATCGAGTTATAG
- the LOC142539730 gene encoding transcription termination factor MTERF6, chloroplastic/mitochondrial: METSCHSSSIMWFFKDRGFDDKSIREMFQKCKRLEGVEREKASENWDYMKSIGIQERKLPALVGKCPKILTLDLHDRIIPVIHCLLTLETKPNEVASAITKFPHILLHSVEEKLCPLLAFFEALGAPEKLLGKMILLNPRIISYSIEFKLSQIVDFLASLGLSKDGIIGKVLVKHSFIMGYSVDKRLRPTSEFLKSLGLTETHLQRLAINFPEVLCRDANKTLRPNVTYLKSCGFNSSQIAALVAGYPPVLVKSASNSLGPRINFLAQVMGRQISEIADYPEFFRHGLKKKLESRQKLLKQKHVHCTLSEMLDCNQKKFLLKFGLVEQLG; encoded by the coding sequence ATGGAAACAAGTTGCCATAGTAGTTCCATTATGTGGTTTTTCAAAGACAGGGGCTTTGATGACAAAAGTATTCGTGAAATGTTTCAGAAGTGCAAGCGCCTTGAGGGTGTTGAAAGGGAAAAAGCCTCAGAAAACTGGGATTACATGAAAAGTATAGGTATTCAAGAGAGGAAACTTCCTGCCCTTGTTGGAAAGTGCCCCAAAATTCTTACTCTTGACCTGCACGACAGAATTATTCCAGTGATTCATTGCCTTTTAACATTGGAGACAAAACCAAATGAGGTAGCTTCTGCCATAACCAAATTTCCGCACATACTCTTGCACAGCGTGGAGGAGAAACTCTGTCCGCTCCTTGCTTTTTTTGAAGCTCTTGGTGCACCTGAGAAGCTACTTGGAAAAATGATATTGTTAAACCCCAGAATCATCAGTTATAGCATCGAATTCAAGCTATCACAGATAGTGGATTTTCTAGCCAGCCTCGGTCTATCCAAAGATGGGATTATTGGTAAAGTTTTGGTCAAACACTCATTTATCATGGGTTACAGTGTTGATAAACGTCTCCGTCCAACTTCGGAATTCTTGAAATCATTAGGCCTTACAGAAACTCACCTCCAAAGGCTTGCAATTAATTTCCCGGAGGTTCTGTGTCGGGACGCCAATAAGACTCTTAGACCTAATGTCACATACCTCAaatcatgtggtttcaattcGAGCCAGATAGCAGCATTGGTGGCCGGTTATCCTCCAGTTCTGGTTAAGAGCGCCAGTAATTCTTTAGGACCAAGGATCAATTTCTTGGCGCAGGTGATGGGGAGGCAAATTAGCGAAATTGCTGATTATCCTGAGTTCTTTAGGCACGGTTTGAAGAAGAAATTAGAGTCGAGGCAAAAACTTTTGAAGCAAAAGCACGTACATTGTACCTTGAGTGAAATGCTGGACTGTAACCAGAAGAAATTTCTATTGAAATTCGGTTTGGTTGAGCAACTTGGTTAA
- the LOC142539731 gene encoding protein PSK SIMULATOR 1-like isoform X3 — MGGRSSKQSSKKNPYAGSNTGQEKQYSLRQKRRNTMEEGQILVKESEKSSATHGNVSNEDFYDGIPQYKRSSLSHKSRSLRVSEVSSLLGRAGSVGLGRAVEVLDTLGSSMTNFNSSHGFVSGASTKNNELSILAFEVANTIVKGSNLMHSLSKRSIRKLKDLVLPAESVQHLISTDEDKLLKIVAADKREELKVFLEEVVRFGNQCKDPQWHNLDRFFEKRSDRNPQKLSREVAESVMQQLMTSVQLTAELYQEQHELERFEQDYLHRRLEELKHSASQKGGDRDYNLTIMAAELKSQKKLVKNLKKKSLWSRRMEEVMGQLVDTVLFLNNEINNTLGNPVAEGGGPENVSRSSQQTLGDAGIALHYANIILQIDSIVARSSSMSPNSRDTLYQSLPPNVKTSLRSKLQCFKIEEELTVTEIKDEMEKMLSWLVPTATNTAKAHHGFGWVGEWANTGSEQNRRTAAPIDVMKIETLQHADWQKTETYILDLLLWLNYLVSRSKSRPEVIGIAKITPRDESEEQTIHMKNDSVSSPSLCKDDQEVILDKNDIGLGDDIHLDVIDRVEIEL, encoded by the exons ATGGGAGGGCGGAGTTCAAAGCAgtcttcaaaaaaaaatcctTACGCAGGCAGTAACACAGGTCAAGAAAAGCAGTATTCTCTGAGGCAGAAACGGCGAAATACAATGGAGGAGGGTCAAATATTAGTGAAAGAATCCGAGAAATCGTCAGCTACACATGGAAATGTCAGTAATGAAGATTTTTATGATGGGATTCCCCAGTATAAGAGGAGTAGTTTATCCCACAAATCAAGATCATTAAgg GTTTCAGAAGTGAGTTCTCTTTTGGGTAGAGCAGGCAGTGTTGGCCTTGGAAGGGCTGTTGAAGTTTTAGACACACTAGGAAGTAGTATGACCAATTTTAACTCAAGCCACGGTTTTGTTTCTGGAGCATCAACCAAAAACAATGAACTCTCAATCCTGGCATTCGAGGTTGCCAATACGATCGTTAAGGGATCAAACCTTATGCATTCGCTTTCAAAGCGAAGCATACGAAAACTAAAAGACTTAGTGCTTCCTGCAGAGAGTGTTCAACATTTAATATCAACAGACGAGGATAAACTTTTGAAGATTGTTGCCGCAGACAAGAG GGAGGAGCTGAAAGTTTTCTTGGAAGAAGTAGTTCGCTTTGGAAATCAATGTAAAGATCCACAGTGGCATAATTTGGACCGCTTCTTTGAGAA ACGTAGCGATCGTAATCCCCAGAAGCTCTCGAGAGAAGTAGCAGAATCTGTGATGCAGCAACTGATGACTTCAGTTCAACTTACAGCC GAGCTATACCAGGAACAGCATGAAttagaaagatttgaacaagaTTATCTTCACAGGCGTCTGGAAGAGCTTAAACACAGTGCTTCACAAAAAGGTG GGGATAGGGACTACAACCTAACAATTATGGCAGCAGAATTGAAAAGCCAAAAGAAGCTagtgaaaaatttaaaaaagaagTCACTTTGGTCCAGAAGAATGGAAGAG GTTATGGGGCAGCTTGTAGATACTGTGCTATTCTTGAACAATGAAATAAACAATACGCTGGGCAATCCAG TGGCAGAAGGCGGAGGACCAGAAAATGTGTCGCGCAGTAGCCAGCAGACATTGGGGGATGCTGGAATTGCGTTACATTATGCTAATATAATTCTCCAAATTGATTCGATT GTAGCTCGTTCGAGTTCGATGTCTCCAAACTCCAGGGACACTTTGTATCAGAGCTTGCCACCAAATGTCAAAACTTCTTTGCGATCCAAATTACAGTGTTTcaaaatcgaggaggag CTCACTGTGACAGAAATCAAAGATGAGATGGAAAAGATGTTGAGCTGGCTTGTTCCTACTGCTACAAACACAGCCAA AGCTCATCATGGCTTTGGTTGGGTTGGAGAGTGGGCCAACACAGG CTCGGAACAGAATCGCAGGACAGCTGCTCCAATCGATGTTATGAAAATCGAGACACTACAGCACGCAGATTGGCAGAAAACAGAAACTTACATTCTTGATCTCTTGTTGTGGTTAAATTATTTGGTTAGCCGATCCAAATCTAGGCCCGAGGTCATTGGCATCGCAAAGATAACCCCTCGCGATGAATCAGAAGAACAAACAATTCACATGAAAAACGATTCAGTTTCATCACCATCTTTGTGCAAGGACGATCAAGAGGTGATACTTGACAAAAATGACATTGGACTTGGTGATGATATACATTTGGATGTGATTGATAGAGTTGAGATCGAGTTATAG
- the LOC142539731 gene encoding protein PSK SIMULATOR 1-like isoform X2, with protein sequence MGGRSSKQSSKKNPYAGSNTGQEKQYSLRQKRRNTMEEGQILVKESEKSSATHGNVSNEDFYDGIPQYKRSSLSHKSRSLRVSEVSSLLGRAGSVGLGRAVEVLDTLGSSMTNFNSSHGFVSGASTKNNELSILAFEVANTIVKGSNLMHSLSKRSIRKLKDLVLPAESVQHLISTDEDKLLKIVAADKREELKVFLEEVVRFGNQCKDPQWHNLDRFFEKRSDRNPQKLSREVAESVMQQLMTSVQLTAELYQEQHELERFEQDYLHRRLEELKHSASQKGDRDYNLTIMAAELKSQKKLVKNLKKKSLWSRRMEEVMGQLVDTVLFLNNEINNTLGNPAVAEGGGPENVSRSSQQTLGDAGIALHYANIILQIDSIVARSSSMSPNSRDTLYQSLPPNVKTSLRSKLQCFKIEEELTVTEIKDEMEKMLSWLVPTATNTAKAHHGFGWVGEWANTGSEQNRRTAAPIDVMKIETLQHADWQKTETYILDLLLWLNYLVSRSKSRPEVIGIAKITPRDESEEQTIHMKNDSVSSPSLCKDDQEVILDKNDIGLGDDIHLDVIDRVEIEL encoded by the exons ATGGGAGGGCGGAGTTCAAAGCAgtcttcaaaaaaaaatcctTACGCAGGCAGTAACACAGGTCAAGAAAAGCAGTATTCTCTGAGGCAGAAACGGCGAAATACAATGGAGGAGGGTCAAATATTAGTGAAAGAATCCGAGAAATCGTCAGCTACACATGGAAATGTCAGTAATGAAGATTTTTATGATGGGATTCCCCAGTATAAGAGGAGTAGTTTATCCCACAAATCAAGATCATTAAgg GTTTCAGAAGTGAGTTCTCTTTTGGGTAGAGCAGGCAGTGTTGGCCTTGGAAGGGCTGTTGAAGTTTTAGACACACTAGGAAGTAGTATGACCAATTTTAACTCAAGCCACGGTTTTGTTTCTGGAGCATCAACCAAAAACAATGAACTCTCAATCCTGGCATTCGAGGTTGCCAATACGATCGTTAAGGGATCAAACCTTATGCATTCGCTTTCAAAGCGAAGCATACGAAAACTAAAAGACTTAGTGCTTCCTGCAGAGAGTGTTCAACATTTAATATCAACAGACGAGGATAAACTTTTGAAGATTGTTGCCGCAGACAAGAG GGAGGAGCTGAAAGTTTTCTTGGAAGAAGTAGTTCGCTTTGGAAATCAATGTAAAGATCCACAGTGGCATAATTTGGACCGCTTCTTTGAGAA ACGTAGCGATCGTAATCCCCAGAAGCTCTCGAGAGAAGTAGCAGAATCTGTGATGCAGCAACTGATGACTTCAGTTCAACTTACAGCC GAGCTATACCAGGAACAGCATGAAttagaaagatttgaacaagaTTATCTTCACAGGCGTCTGGAAGAGCTTAAACACAGTGCTTCACAAAAAG GGGATAGGGACTACAACCTAACAATTATGGCAGCAGAATTGAAAAGCCAAAAGAAGCTagtgaaaaatttaaaaaagaagTCACTTTGGTCCAGAAGAATGGAAGAG GTTATGGGGCAGCTTGTAGATACTGTGCTATTCTTGAACAATGAAATAAACAATACGCTGGGCAATCCAG CAGTGGCAGAAGGCGGAGGACCAGAAAATGTGTCGCGCAGTAGCCAGCAGACATTGGGGGATGCTGGAATTGCGTTACATTATGCTAATATAATTCTCCAAATTGATTCGATT GTAGCTCGTTCGAGTTCGATGTCTCCAAACTCCAGGGACACTTTGTATCAGAGCTTGCCACCAAATGTCAAAACTTCTTTGCGATCCAAATTACAGTGTTTcaaaatcgaggaggag CTCACTGTGACAGAAATCAAAGATGAGATGGAAAAGATGTTGAGCTGGCTTGTTCCTACTGCTACAAACACAGCCAA AGCTCATCATGGCTTTGGTTGGGTTGGAGAGTGGGCCAACACAGG CTCGGAACAGAATCGCAGGACAGCTGCTCCAATCGATGTTATGAAAATCGAGACACTACAGCACGCAGATTGGCAGAAAACAGAAACTTACATTCTTGATCTCTTGTTGTGGTTAAATTATTTGGTTAGCCGATCCAAATCTAGGCCCGAGGTCATTGGCATCGCAAAGATAACCCCTCGCGATGAATCAGAAGAACAAACAATTCACATGAAAAACGATTCAGTTTCATCACCATCTTTGTGCAAGGACGATCAAGAGGTGATACTTGACAAAAATGACATTGGACTTGGTGATGATATACATTTGGATGTGATTGATAGAGTTGAGATCGAGTTATAG
- the LOC142539729 gene encoding ultraviolet-B receptor UVR8-like isoform X1 — protein MEEDGQMHSGGSSGNEEISGPILGVVLISAGASHSVSVLAGNAVCSWGRGEDGQLGHGDADDRFSPTYLIGLDGKEIVSVSCGADHTTAYSESQTQVYSWGWGDFGRLGHGNSSDLFSPQPIKALQGLQIKQIACGDSHCLAVTMEGEVQSWGRNQNGQLGLGNTKDSLVPRKIEAFQGISIKMVAAGAEHTAAVTEEGELYGWGWGRYGNLGLGDRDDRLVPGIVSSVEGEKMVLVACGWRHTISVSSSGSLYTYGWSKYGQLGHGDFEDHLIPHKLESLGGNCISQISGGWRHTMALATDGKLYGWGWNKFGQLGVGDNIDHCSPVQVTFPLDQKVEKISCGWRHTLAVTERQNVFSWGRGTNGQLGHGDSVDLNIPKILVALSRDGSSGQHLEISKVDASSEKSWVSPTERYAVVPDENVQEQQAGLFGHNISDVNVPAYDVKRMKISDNQNL, from the exons ATGGAAGAAGACGGGCAAATGCATAGTGGCGGTAGTTCTGGGAATGAGGAGATCTCTGGGCCGATTCTCGGGGTTGTTCTCATCTCTGCTGGCGCAAGTCACTCTGTTTCTGTACTCG CTGGTAATGCCGTTTGTTCATGGGGAAGAGGTGAAGATGGACAGTTAGGGCATGGAGATGCAGATGATCGGTTTTCTCCCACTTACTTGATTGGATTGGATGGTAAGGAAATTGTGTCTGTGTCTTGTGGAGCTGACCATACAACTGCTTACTCGGAGTCACAAACACAAGTATATAGCTGGGGATG GGGTGATTTTGGAAGGTTAGGCCATGGAAACTCGAGCGACTTGTTTTCTCCTCAACCAATCAAAGCCTTACAAGGCTTACAGATCAAGCAAATTGCTTGTGGGGACAGCCATTGTTTGGCGGTGACAATGGAAGGCGAGGTTCAGAG TTGGGGAAGGAATCAAAATGGTCAACTGGGGCTCGGGAACACAAAGGATTCACTTGTACCCAGGAAGATTGAAGCTTTCCag GGAATATCTATTAAAATGGTTGCTGCTGGTGCTGAACATACAGCTGCAGTAACAGAAGAGGGTGAGCTTTATGGTTGGGGCTGGGGTCGATACGGTAATTTGGGATTAGGTGATAGAGATGACCGTTTAGTACCAGGGATAGTTTCATCTGTGGAG GGTGAAAAGATGGTTTTGGTAGCATGTGGATGGCGACATACTATATCAGTCTCCTCTTCTGGTAGTTTGTATACTTACGGATGGAGCAAATATGGACAACTCGGACACGGGGATTTTGAGGATCATTTAATCCCTCATAAGCTGGAATCCTTGGGTGGAAATTGTATTTCTCAA ATATCGGGAGGTTGGAGACATACGATGGCACTGGCAACAGATGGAAAACTCTATGGTTGGGGTTGGAATAAG TTTGGACAACTTGGCGTTGGCGACAATATAGACCATTGCTCACCCGTACAAGTCACATTTCCACTTGATCAG AAAGTTGAGAAAATCTCATGCGGTTGGAGGCATACCCTTGCTGTCACTGAAAGGCAAAATGTCTTCTCGTGGGGAAGGGGTACTAATGGTCAACTCGGCCATGGCGACTCTGTTGACTT AAATATTCCAAAAATTTTAGTGGCCTTAAGTAGAGATGGATCAAGTGGACAACACTTAGAAATCTCAAAAGTCGACGCATCATCAG AAAAATCTTGGGTTTCCCCAACAGAGAGATATGCAGTTGTTCCTGATGAAAAT GTTCAAGAACAGCAAGCTGGGCTATTTGGCCACAACATAAGTGACGTAAATGTCCCTGCCTACGACGTGAAGAGGATGAAGATATCAGATAACCAAAACTTGTGA